TCAATGAAAATCAAAGATCAAACTAGGAAGCTAGCCGCAGGTTGCTCAAAGCACTGTTTTGAGGTTGTAGATAAGACTGACCAAGTCAGTTACCTATACCCACGGCAAGGTGAAGCTGACATGGTTTGAAGAGATTTTCGAAGAGTATTAAAATGGCAATTCTTCCTCTTCCAAGACCAAATCTGCCAAATCCTGTCCTGCGTTATTTTCACGCATAGCACGTTGGGCGCGGCTTTCCAAAAGTTGGAATCCTGTGGCAAGGACTTCAGTCACATAGTTCATCTGGCCATTTTTCTCAAAGCGACGGGTACGAAGTTCTCCATCCACAGAGATAAGACTACCTTTAGTTGCGTAGCTTGCCAAGGTTTCAGCCAATTTCCCCCAAAGAACAAGATTGACAAAGTCAGCTTCACGTTCCCCGTTTTGGTCTTTGTAACGACGGTTCACAGCGATCGTTGCTCGCGCCACTGACTTGTCGTTGTTGGTTTTGTGCAATTCTGGTGTAGACGTCAAGCGCCCGATCATGATAACTTTATTATACATATTTTCTTCCTCCTACTTATCTATTCGCAGGGAATCAAAAAAAGTTACAGAAATTTGTAACTTTTCGAAGAAATTTTTTATTTTTTATGCACCATGAAACCTGTCGCCTGTTGATTGGCCATAATGGTCATATCTGTAATCTGCACACGACGAGGCTGACTGGTCACATAGACCACTGCATCTGCAATATCCTGAGCTTGCAGGGCCTCAATTCCCTGATAGACGGTTGCAGCACGCTCTTTGTCACCGTGGAAACGAACTGTAGAGAAATCTGTTTCGACAATCCCTGGCTGAATGGTGGTCACCTTGATATCCGTTGCGATGGTATCAATTCGCAGGCCATCTGAAAAAGTCTTAACTGCTGCCTTGGTAGCTGAATAAACTGCTGCCCCAGCATAGGCATAAATTCCTGCGGTCGATCCCATATTGATAATATGCCCCTGATTGACTTTTACCATAGAAGGCAAGAAACAGCGAGTGACTGCCATCAACCCCTTGACATTGGTATCTAACATGGTCAGCATATCCAACTCTTCATAGTCTTGATAGGGAGCCAAGCCAAGAGCTAGTCCAGCGTTATTGACCAAGATATCAATCTGACCTATCGTTTCCAAAATATCGGAGCAGACAGTCTTCACCATGGTCATATCCGTGACATCCAGTGGAAAGGTCCAAACTGTTTGATTTGGAAACGTTTCTGCAAACTCTGACTTGAGGGCCTCTAGTCTGTCTGTCCGTCGCCCTGTTAGAACGACATTCTCCCCCTGCTCCAGATAAGCACGCGCAATCGCTTCACCGATTCCTGAGGTCGCTCCTGTAATCACTACATTTTTCGCCATCTTATCCCCCTCTATCTGGTATATCAAATACCGACAATTTCCTAGGCCGTCCAGTGTTTAGCTGGGTCAAATGGAGTTCCAACAACTTGGTCTTCTGATAATTCAATAACCCCACGTTTTTGCGGAGCATTTGGCAAGGCAAGTTCACGAGGGCTGCACATCATACCAAAACTCTTTTCACCACGAAGTTCGCCTGGAAAAATGAGATTACCTTTTGGCATCATCGCTCCAGGAAGAGCTACAATTGTTTTCAACCCAACACGCGCATTGGGAGCCCCTGCAACGATTTGCACTGTCTTGTCACTTGCAACGGCCACTTGGCAGATGTTGAGGTGGTCACTATCTGGGTGAGCTACCATCTCGATAATCTCACCGACAACAAACTTAGGTTCTTTGTCATTGACAATTTCTTCTGTAAATCCTTCCGTCTGCAACTCTTGGTTTAAACGAGCGACTTGCTCATCTGTCAACAAGACTTGACCGCGCTCTGCAATTTCAAACAAACTTGAAACTTCGAAAATATTCCAAGCCACTGTTTCTCCATTTTCTTTGAGGAAAACACGGGCTACTTTGCCTTTGCGCTCCACGTCCAGTTTGGCATCTCCGCTGTTTTTCACGATGATCATAAGGACATCGCCAACATGCTCTTTATTATATGTAAAAATCATTCTTTCCTTTTCTCCTATTTCAGTTCTGCTAAAAAGTCGTTAATTTGTTGCTTGCTTTTACGGTCGCGATTGACAAATCGGCCGATTTCCTTGTCCTTTTCTAGCACAACAAGGCTAGGAATCCCGTACACAACCCAGAGTTTGGCTAGATCCATGTACTGGTCACGGTCCACTCGAATAAAGGTGAACTCTGGATTGGTCTCCTCAATCTCTGGCAAGGATGGATAGATATAACGACAATCGCCACACCAGTCCGCCACAAAAAGAAAGACCTTCTTGCCATCCTGCTCGACAAAACCTGCTAGTTCTTCTATACTATTGGGAGTAATCATAAAACTCCCTCCTCATAGACCAGATCTTCATTTTCATAGACAAAGGTATAATGACGGCCATCCTCGAAAATGACTCCTCCGACAAGTCGCTCAAGGCTACTTTCGTAGACTTGAACATAGAGAGTCGCAATCTCACCCATATCTGAGAAAAGTTCGCGCACGATAGCGGTCAACTCTTCCTGAGTCTTCATGAGCTTGTGATTATCTGCTGCTTTTTTAGCCCCCAAAGCAAGGGCACTTAGACCAGCCACAGTCAAGCCAGTCATCCATAATTTCTTAGCTTTCATACCATTCATTGTAACACAAAAAGGGCTCTAGGACAAATAGGGAAGACGTATAGGAGCAAGGCAATTAAAAAAACTCTGAGATTATTCTCAGAGATTAGAAGATAACTAGTTACTATTTTCAACCGCTGCAGTGAC
This window of the Streptococcus sp. D7B5 genome carries:
- a CDS encoding single-stranded DNA-binding protein, with protein sequence MYNKVIMIGRLTSTPELHKTNNDKSVARATIAVNRRYKDQNGEREADFVNLVLWGKLAETLASYATKGSLISVDGELRTRRFEKNGQMNYVTEVLATGFQLLESRAQRAMRENNAGQDLADLVLEEEELPF
- a CDS encoding SDR family NAD(P)-dependent oxidoreductase, with the translated sequence MAKNVVITGATSGIGEAIARAYLEQGENVVLTGRRTDRLEALKSEFAETFPNQTVWTFPLDVTDMTMVKTVCSDILETIGQIDILVNNAGLALGLAPYQDYEELDMLTMLDTNVKGLMAVTRCFLPSMVKVNQGHIINMGSTAGIYAYAGAAVYSATKAAVKTFSDGLRIDTIATDIKVTTIQPGIVETDFSTVRFHGDKERAATVYQGIEALQAQDIADAVVYVTSQPRRVQITDMTIMANQQATGFMVHKK
- the ytpR gene encoding YtpR family tRNA-binding protein, which translates into the protein MIFTYNKEHVGDVLMIIVKNSGDAKLDVERKGKVARVFLKENGETVAWNIFEVSSLFEIAERGQVLLTDEQVARLNQELQTEGFTEEIVNDKEPKFVVGEIIEMVAHPDSDHLNICQVAVASDKTVQIVAGAPNARVGLKTIVALPGAMMPKGNLIFPGELRGEKSFGMMCSPRELALPNAPQKRGVIELSEDQVVGTPFDPAKHWTA
- a CDS encoding thioredoxin family protein, coding for MITPNSIEELAGFVEQDGKKVFLFVADWCGDCRYIYPSLPEIEETNPEFTFIRVDRDQYMDLAKLWVVYGIPSLVVLEKDKEIGRFVNRDRKSKQQINDFLAELK
- a CDS encoding DUF4651 domain-containing protein, whose translation is MNGMKAKKLWMTGLTVAGLSALALGAKKAADNHKLMKTQEELTAIVRELFSDMGEIATLYVQVYESSLERLVGGVIFEDGRHYTFVYENEDLVYEEGVL